A stretch of the Simiduia curdlanivorans genome encodes the following:
- a CDS encoding fumarate hydratase, whose protein sequence is MMTVIRQDDLIESVADALQFISYYHPKDFIDAVHQAYLREQSKAAKDAMAQILINSRMCAMGKRPICQDTGIVSVFVTVGMDVQWQGDMGLEDMINEGVRRAYKLPDNVLRASVLADPDGARKNTGDNTPAMITYKIVPGNTVDVHVAAKGGGSEAKTKFAMLNPSDSVVDWVLNVVPQMGAGWCPPGMLGIGIGGTADKAMQMAKESLLDPIDIHELQAKGASNRSEELRLELFDKVNRLGIGAQGLGGLTTVLDVKVKDCPTHAANKPIAIIPNCAATRHAHFVLDGSGPALQTPPSLEDWPEITWEVGDSVRRVDLNTVTKEDVQSWQPGETVLLSGKMLTGRDAAHKKMVDLLAKGEPLPVSMQGRFIYYVGPVDPVRDEAVGPAGPTTATRMDKFTRTMLEQTGLLGMIGKAERGPIAIDAIRDNKAVYLMAVGGAAYLVSQAIKSSKVLGFPELGMEAIYEFDVKDMPVTVAVDSKGESVHQTGPKFWQAKIEEGVLEVQ, encoded by the coding sequence ATCATGACCGTGATTCGCCAGGATGATTTGATTGAGAGCGTTGCCGATGCGCTGCAATTTATCTCTTATTACCACCCGAAGGATTTTATCGACGCCGTGCATCAAGCCTACCTGCGCGAGCAAAGCAAAGCGGCGAAAGACGCCATGGCGCAAATCTTAATTAACTCGCGCATGTGTGCCATGGGCAAGCGCCCGATCTGCCAAGATACCGGCATCGTATCGGTTTTCGTAACCGTAGGTATGGATGTGCAGTGGCAGGGCGATATGGGCCTGGAAGACATGATCAACGAAGGCGTGCGCAGGGCTTATAAGTTACCGGACAATGTGTTGCGCGCGTCTGTTTTGGCCGACCCAGATGGCGCCAGAAAAAATACCGGCGACAACACGCCGGCGATGATCACCTACAAAATTGTGCCCGGCAATACCGTGGATGTGCACGTGGCAGCGAAAGGCGGTGGCAGCGAAGCGAAAACTAAATTCGCCATGCTCAACCCGTCCGATTCCGTGGTGGACTGGGTGCTCAACGTGGTGCCGCAAATGGGTGCCGGCTGGTGCCCGCCAGGCATGCTCGGCATTGGTATCGGTGGCACGGCCGACAAGGCCATGCAGATGGCCAAAGAATCTTTGTTAGACCCTATCGATATCCACGAGCTACAAGCGAAAGGCGCGAGCAACCGCAGCGAAGAATTGCGCTTGGAATTGTTTGATAAGGTCAATCGTCTAGGTATTGGCGCGCAGGGTTTGGGTGGTTTAACCACCGTGCTAGATGTAAAAGTAAAGGACTGCCCAACCCACGCGGCGAATAAGCCGATTGCGATTATTCCCAACTGTGCGGCCACCCGTCACGCGCATTTTGTGTTGGATGGCTCGGGCCCAGCGCTGCAAACACCACCGTCTTTGGAAGATTGGCCAGAAATTACCTGGGAGGTAGGCGACAGCGTGCGCCGTGTTGATTTAAATACCGTCACCAAAGAAGACGTGCAAAGCTGGCAGCCGGGCGAGACGGTTTTATTGTCTGGAAAAATGTTAACAGGCCGCGACGCTGCCCATAAAAAAATGGTGGATTTGTTGGCCAAGGGCGAGCCACTGCCTGTCTCTATGCAAGGCCGTTTCATTTACTACGTTGGCCCCGTTGATCCCGTGCGCGACGAAGCCGTTGGCCCCGCCGGGCCAACCACCGCCACGCGCATGGATAAATTTACCCGCACCATGCTCGAGCAAACTGGCTTGTTAGGCATGATCGGTAAAGCCGAGCGCGGGCCCATCGCCATCGATGCTATTCGCGATAACAAGGCCGTGTATTTAATGGCCGTTGGCGGCGCCGCGTATTTAGTTTCGCAAGCCATCAAATCGTCGAAGGTTTTGGGTTTCCCCGAATTAGGTATGGAAGCTATTTACGAGTTTGATGTAAAAGATATGCCGGTCACCGTGGCTGTGGACTCGAAAGGTGAGTCGGTGCATCAAACCGGGCCTAAGTTTTGGCAGGCGAAAATTGAAGAGGGCGTTCTCGAAGTTCAGTGA
- a CDS encoding Lar family restriction alleviation protein yields the protein MATALAPCPYCHSPQLHFVHHLITHAVCCQQCGACGPSQREADDAAAQWNLVARSLQQVDALRNRGRQLAAIG from the coding sequence ATGGCAACTGCGCTCGCGCCCTGCCCTTATTGCCACAGCCCACAATTACATTTTGTGCACCACTTAATCACCCACGCCGTTTGCTGCCAGCAATGCGGCGCTTGTGGGCCGAGCCAGCGCGAAGCCGACGATGCCGCAGCGCAGTGGAACTTGGTGGCGCGGAGCCTGCAGCAGGTTGATGCGCTGCGCAATAGGGGCCGCCAGTTAGCAGCCATAGGTTAG